The Perca fluviatilis chromosome 18, GENO_Pfluv_1.0, whole genome shotgun sequence genomic interval CTTGTGGTGAAGTTGAAGTAACACTGACAGCAGGCGTTGTTGAGGTGATTCTGGATTTTCTGCCGTTTTCAATTGTTCTCATCGTGGTTGATGTTGTTTCATCCTCCCCTGGACAAAAgaaataacacaacaaacaaaccatATGTCAATAAAATACCTCATGATTTACCATCTGCATCAATGCCACACATCAATTCAAAAAGATTTTAAACAGCTCATCATATTCTCACCTGGTTTCTTACCTGAGGACTGAGGGATGAAGGGAAACAGCTGCACTTTTCCAGTGTAACCATCTGTCAGTTCACACTTGAACAACTCTTGATACTTCTGCTTGagattagaaataaaaaaagtcccagtaactgagcactTAGACTGTGAAGTCTGCATATCCGTGGATCTTATATCTCCATCTGCATCTTTCCCCTCATACAGCCACTTCACTGTGTGTCTACACACTTCACGTGTCGACACAGAGCAGGACAGCTCCACCCGCCCACCATCTTCATATTCCTCCACTGATAAAGAACATAAAGACAAAATTACTTTCCGGTTATTATAATGTTTCAGTTCATTGTTCTAACAAGCAGTGTCTGAAATAGGCCAGTAACGGCACTTCTGGTTGTTGTCCCCATGAGTACACTTACTtctatttgtatattatttgttTGTATGAAAATAGGCTATATGTAATGATGTATCGGGGGAAAAAACCACTAGAATGATTCTTTGTTTCATATCCACATTTCAGACACTGTGATGATTTAACTGTGAGATTGGAAGTCAAACCAGGCAAGACAGTTTGATCTGAAATTATAATGATGTAAATACTCACTGTTAATAACAGATAGTTCAATCTGAGTGTCTGCAACTTCTTGTCCTGGTTTGAGCTGTTGACAGTGGTAAAGACCAACATCCTGAACTGTGACCTTCTTTATAACCAGAGAGCATGTCTCTCTAACACTCAGTCTGTCTGATTTAGCTTTGTCTCTTTCAACAATCTTCCCACGAGTAACCAGATCTACATCCTCACTTCTTGAACCTCTGAAGACCCAGTTAGTCCTGTCACAGTTAACCTGACCATCTACCACATTTTCACAAGTCAAAGTGACATCATCGCCATCTCTGACAGTGGAGAGGTGTTGTCCAGTAACCGCTGTGAAAGAGATGAGAGAAACATGAAAAGTAAACTGAAATATGAATATACTCTTATGCTGACAGTTAGTGTGAGGACAGTTTTAGATAAATCGGaagtttgtaaatgtgtttcattCGGTTTCCAAATTTCAGGTTTAAAACAAACTGTAGACTTGTCTTTCTtagttaaataaaatgtactttgtATAATAACTTAtcatttataatatttatagtatatttgtaatgtttctggtatttgtgtatattatatgtattcTTACCTGTAAACTGAAGCAGTATcccaaataaagacattttaatcCATTTGAATTCAGCCATCGTGcttctctccctttctgtcCCTTTCTCAGCTGTCAACTGTCAGAGACTCTGAACTGATGcatgttaaaaataaagaatcTACTTCCTGTGATGAGAGATGTGTTACTTCCTCAAAGTCTCTCTTTTGCAAGTTCCTTAATGTTTGTAGGAGGAGCATATcaccatctctctttcagctttTGAGTTCCTTGACTTTCTGAACCTTTAGAAGAGGCCCAAGAACCGAGAATTTTTAGTTCCTATCTGACAGAACATTctctattttacaaaaagggtTCATATTTATACTATGTCTGTGCCAGAAAGTCTATGTAGAAACTTATTTTCGGTACCAAAAACATACAATGAATGcagttttaaaacatttattaacagaCTGCATTGTATCATCAGTAACAGTAAAGAGAAGACAGTTACTGACTCAATTAAAACTCTCTGCTTATTCAACTTTAGTCTACAAAATctagaaaaatatatttgacttttggcAAACATATTTAAATCAACCCTAAATGAAAAGTTACATAAAGGTgttctaagcgatgttgggtgacggcacttcttgttgaaTTTCTATGccgttatatatgtgtcacattcctgagcgagtaattgtatgttttgagcgcagagaactatattttgaaagcacattacattacattttgaacagaaatttacactcgcaaaaaattatttagtttgagtaaacaaaaacctatttcgggcacaataaatgtaagctgctgcgctccggtcctgtctccctcgctctcaacctcttctctctgcgcgctcaactctagacacgctcgctcagattttcacaacgttacaagtgtgccacaaaaccaaccaatcgcagaatcaaaaggtcaattctgattggctgttggtctccaattagatcgcaatatcaggaaacaaaaatctaggaggaaccgtctttttcagtcaacactTGTTGGTACGGCAAATACCGTCTACAGTGGAGCTGTTCCACTAATgttactggattaaaacacatttcggtcagtattttgtattattgacatagctatatcacagaaatgtcttaatatttgtgtgtactataatgccgttgttttgtttgactcatatctccttatgtttgactcatccttcacaagcaatctagctagctcacacacagcagccgacatgtcatctgaacaggcctcgcagcactgtaactagctaagttaggtctcgcaatgcgagactgaacagcagtaggcctgtatagccacatgtaagtagttttaATACTTTTGGTTACATTACCGTATTTTATTAACCTGAATTATGTTGCTATATTAGCTGCGGAAtgagctatccgttgctaatgctaatttatctcaaaaagcagaaacgttagctaactactgCCAAGACATGATTTCACGAGAGACCGAGAGAGGTGTTATAAGACTTCGTCAAGTTTTGTCATCtgtcttaaaatgaaatcatatcttggcagtgACGTTCGTAGCTACTGCTTTTGACataaataagctagctagctaatgttagcaacggatagctacTTTGGCAAGTCAATTGATCCAACCTTAAAGaattaaggttaataaaacacCACATCGATGTAACCAGTATTACAAATTCTTCTTTTAAGTGgctgtattgtgacattttaggtttgttcagatgaatatgttggatgcatagactgtatccaTGCTGGGCTAGCTGTTAGATTTCTCTTGTGAAGGATGATGTTAGTCACCACGGAGATATGTAATTCAAAAACGGTGTTGTGATTAACACAACTATTAAGGCATGTCTGTAATATACCGGTcggtcaataatataaaatactgtagaTCAGTGCTTTCCAACTTCTTATCTGAGGTTCCCCACATCCCTgtcatattaactcacatacccacccagtcaattcccaatgtgttcacactatcctattaaagtgaatattcttacattttcatgcaattgaaCTATAGACATTTAGGGTGGTTTGGTCAGAAATTCTACTAGCTTGGCCTTTTACTTGAAGTGtggttaatgttttaaaagtcatacattacttttaactaatcatttaaactgttagctaagtcagtaggccacttttagctttttatttctaccattgattacttcgctatatgtttaaacatatgtgttgagctgtttcagctgatatattgttttaaatcaatcataattaaattattttgattagttaagctgctccacaatctttccaagtaCCCACTAGCTACTGCAGAGATACCCCTTGCTGGGGAATCACTGCAGGTGTTGTGTCAAAAACTGTTTCCCTGTAGATATGTCTTTCCTGCTACTTGCGATCTAATTGGaggtgaacagccaatcagaattgaccttttgattctgcgattggttggttttgtggcacacttaacgctgtgaaaatctgagcgagcgtgtctagagttgagcgcgcagagagaagaggttgagtgcgagggagacaggaccggagcgcagcagcttttacctgcgagcagagaaagacatgcaaatacatttattgtgcccgaaataggtttttgtttagtcaaactaaattattttttgcgagtgttaatttctgttcaaaatgtaatgtaatgtgcttgcaaaatatagttctctgcgctcaaaacatacaattacttgCTCAGGAATGTGATACATATATAACGGCATAAAtttcgaagtattgtcaaacaaaatgagtctagctcgcccctccctcatcctcatcccgtcccctccccttTCTTTCCCGTGCACTAacccccaaccccccacccccaaatcctt includes:
- the LOC120546884 gene encoding uncharacterized protein LOC120546884 isoform X3 encodes the protein MAEFKWIKMSLFGILLQFTAVTGQHLSTVRDGDDVTLTCENVVDGQVNCDRTNWVFRGSRSEDVDLVTRGKIVERDKAKSDRLSVRETCSLVIKKVTVQDVGLYHCQQLKPGQEVADTQIELSVINMEEYEDGGRVELSCSVSTREVCRHTVKWLYEGKDADGDIRSTDMQTSQSKCSVTGTFFISNLKQKYQELFKCELTDGYTGKVQLFPFIPQSSGEDETTSTTMRTIENGRKSRITSTTPAVSVTSTSPQDWRPYLIAVIGLVALVIITVAVIRRKMTKGEKRRMDDNTGQSLNSAVTQPGPETSQDTADPEDGVSYASISYTKKTNSRAQVRVRNDDEDDEGDSVTYSSVKASSSPAGASADPSTLYAAVNEANK
- the LOC120546884 gene encoding uncharacterized protein LOC120546884 isoform X2, which codes for MAEFKWIKMSLFGILLQFTAVTGQHLSTVRDGDDVTLTCENVVDGQVNCDRTNWVFRGSRSEDVDLVTRGKIVERDKAKSDRLSVRETCSLVIKKVTVQDVGLYHCQQLKPGQEVADTQIELSVINMEEYEDGGRVELSCSVSTREVCRHTVKWLYEGKDADGDIRSTDMQTSQSKCSVTGTFFISNLKQKYQELFKCELTDGYTGKVQLFPFIPQSSGKKPGEDETTSTTMRTIENGRKSRITSTTPAVSVTSTSPQDWRPYLIAVIGLVALVIITVAVIRRKMTKGEKRRMDDNTGQSLNSAVTQPGPETSQDTADPEDGVSYASISYTKKTNSRAQVRVRNDDEDDEGDSVTYSSVKASSSPAGASADPSDLYATVNKANK
- the LOC120546884 gene encoding uncharacterized protein LOC120546884 isoform X1, which encodes MAEFKWIKMSLFGILLQFTAVTGQHLSTVRDGDDVTLTCENVVDGQVNCDRTNWVFRGSRSEDVDLVTRGKIVERDKAKSDRLSVRETCSLVIKKVTVQDVGLYHCQQLKPGQEVADTQIELSVINMEEYEDGGRVELSCSVSTREVCRHTVKWLYEGKDADGDIRSTDMQTSQSKCSVTGTFFISNLKQKYQELFKCELTDGYTGKVQLFPFIPQSSGKKPGEDETTSTTMRTIENGRKSRITSTTPAVSVTSTSPQDWRPYLIAVIGLVALVIITVAVIRRKMTKGEKRRMDDNTGQSLNSAVTQPGPETSQDTADPEDGVSYASISYTKKTNSRAQVRVRNDDEDDEGDSVTYSSVKASSSPAGASADPSTLYAAVNEANK
- the LOC120546884 gene encoding uncharacterized protein LOC120546884 isoform X4, encoding MAEFKWIKMSLFGILLQFTAVTGQHLSTVRDGDDVTLTCENVVDGQVNCDRTNWVFRGSRSEDVDLVTRGKIVERDKAKSDRLSVRETCSLVIKKVTVQDVGLYHCQQLKPGQEVADTQIELSVINMEEYEDGGRVELSCSVSTREVCRHTVKWLYEGKDADGDIRSTDMQTSQSKCSVTGTFFISNLKQKYQELFKCELTDGYTGKVQLFPFIPQSSGKKPGEDETTSTTMRTIENGRKSRITSTTPAVSVTSTSPQDWRPYLIAVIGLVALVIITVAVIRRKMTKGEKRRMDDNTGQSLNSAVTQPGPETSQDTADPEDGVSYASISYTKKTNSRAQKSKNNMAASSNRANMDSLQQHFEKKAHTWSSKVLVFYS